A single genomic interval of Phocoena sinus isolate mPhoSin1 chromosome 15, mPhoSin1.pri, whole genome shotgun sequence harbors:
- the LOC116740383 gene encoding coatomer subunit zeta-1-like, translated as MEALILEPSLYTVKAILILDNDGDRLFAYPSIKEQKAFEKNIFNKTHRTDSEIALLEGLTVVYKSSIDLYFYVIGSSCENELMLMAVLNCLFDSLSQMLRKNVEKRALLENMEGLFLAVDEIVDGGVILESDSQQVVHWVALRGEDVPLTEQTVSQVLQSAKEQIKWSLLW; from the coding sequence ATGGAGGCGCTGATTTTGGAACCCTCCCTGTATACTGTCAAAGCCATCCTGATTCTGGACAATGATGGAGATCGACTTTTTGCCTACCCCAGTATCAAGGAGCAAAAGGCCTTTGAGAAGAACATTTTCAACAAGACTCACCGGACTGACAGTGAAATTGCCCTCTTGGAAGGCCTGACAGTGGTATACAAAAGCAGCATCGATCTCTATTTCTATGTGATCGGCAGCTCCTGTGAAAATGAGCTGATGCTCATGGCTGTTCTGAATTGCCTCTTTGACTCCTTGAGCCAGATGCTaaggaaaaatgtagaaaagcgAGCTCTGCTGGAGAACATGGAGGGGCTCTTCTTGGCTGTGGATGAAATCGTAGATGGAGGGGTGATCCTGGAGAGCGATTCCCAGCAAGTGGTACACTGGGTGGCATTAAGGGGAGAAGATGTACCCCTTACGGAGCAGACCGTGTCTCAGGTGCTGCAGTCAGCCAAAGAACAGATCAAGTGGTCACTCCTTTGGTGA